DNA from Prosthecobacter fusiformis:
GCGCGTGCTTTTGAGCAGCTTTATGACCGCTTTTCATCCCGTCTGTTAGGCCTGCTGCGCCAGATGCTGGGTGATGAACGGGAGGCGGAGGATGTGCTGCAGGAGGGATTTCTGTATCTGTGGGATCATGCGGGCAGCTATGACCCTTCACGCAGCCGGGCGTTTACCTGGTCGGTGATGATTTTCCGTCACAAGGCGATCGACCGGATCCGGGCGATGGGGCGGCGGGCGCGGCTGAATGAATCTGCAGCGGTGGAGATGGCGGTGCTGGAAGACTGCGCGGTGGGAGCGGATGATACGGTGGAGATGAAGGAGCAGCAAAAGCAGGTCTATTCTGCGCTGGCTAGCCTGCCGGGAGAGCAGCGTAAGCTGATCGAATTTGCCTTTTTAAAAGGGCTGACGCATCATGCGATTGCGGAGTCGCTAAACCTGCCACTGGGTACGGTGAAGACGAACATCCGGCGCGGTCTGCTGAAGCTGCGTGACCTGATGAAAGGAGGGGCGCTGTGATGGACGAAGAACACGAGGAACTGGCCGCACTGAATGCGCTGCATGCCCTGGATGAAGCGGAGCAGAGCGTCTTCGACATCGAGCTGGCGCGTAGCA
Protein-coding regions in this window:
- a CDS encoding RNA polymerase sigma factor, whose product is MSPLEVTDESLLQRAGGGDARAFEQLYDRFSSRLLGLLRQMLGDEREAEDVLQEGFLYLWDHAGSYDPSRSRAFTWSVMIFRHKAIDRIRAMGRRARLNESAAVEMAVLEDCAVGADDTVEMKEQQKQVYSALASLPGEQRKLIEFAFLKGLTHHAIAESLNLPLGTVKTNIRRGLLKLRDLMKGGAL